A single window of Thalassomonas viridans DNA harbors:
- the hutH gene encoding histidine ammonia-lyase, with product MTEQVITELNIIPGQLTLAQLRAVNSYDGIKYALDESAFDAINQSAEAVQQVIRDGKVVYGINTGFGLLASTRIKEEELELLQRSIVLSHSAGFGEYMEDATVRLMMVLKINSLARGFSGIRLSVIQALIQLLNAEVYPCVPKKGSVGASGDLAPLSHMVLPLLGEGEMSYQDEVIPAKEGLRIAGLEPITLAAKEGLALLNGTQASTAFALEGLFLAEDLYAAGVTIGAMSVEAAMGSRAPFDDRVHQIRGQQGQIDAARAYREMLGETSEIGQSHFECEKVQDPYSLRCQPQVMGACLTQIRQAAEVLHVEANGVTDNPLVFANEGDFISAGNFHAEPVAMAADNLALAIAEIGSLSERRMALLIDANLSKLPPFLVENGGVNSGFMIAQVTSAALASENKTLAHPASVDSLPTSANQEDHVSMAAFAGRRLVDMAENTNGVLAVELLAAAQGLDFRAPLKGSAKVEHAKSLLRTHVAYYDKDRYFAPDIVEASGIIGDGQFNNLMPENLLPSF from the coding sequence ATGACAGAACAAGTGATCACTGAACTCAATATTATCCCGGGCCAGCTGACTCTGGCCCAGCTACGCGCCGTCAACAGCTATGACGGCATCAAATACGCTTTGGACGAAAGCGCCTTTGACGCCATCAACCAGAGCGCCGAAGCGGTACAGCAAGTGATCCGCGACGGTAAAGTGGTTTACGGCATCAATACCGGTTTTGGCCTTTTGGCCAGCACCCGCATCAAGGAAGAAGAACTGGAACTGCTGCAAAGGTCCATAGTGCTTTCCCATTCCGCCGGTTTTGGCGAGTATATGGAAGATGCCACGGTACGTTTGATGATGGTGCTGAAAATCAATTCTCTCGCCCGCGGCTTCTCCGGTATACGTTTATCCGTGATCCAGGCGCTGATCCAGCTGCTTAACGCCGAAGTTTACCCTTGCGTGCCGAAAAAAGGCTCGGTAGGGGCTTCCGGCGATTTAGCCCCCTTATCCCATATGGTGCTGCCGCTGTTGGGTGAAGGGGAAATGTCTTACCAGGACGAAGTGATCCCCGCCAAAGAAGGCTTGCGCATCGCCGGCCTTGAGCCAATTACTTTGGCCGCCAAAGAAGGCCTGGCGCTGTTAAACGGCACCCAGGCTTCCACCGCCTTTGCTTTGGAAGGTTTATTCCTGGCAGAAGATCTGTACGCCGCCGGCGTCACTATCGGCGCCATGTCGGTAGAAGCCGCCATGGGCAGCCGCGCGCCGTTTGACGACCGCGTACACCAGATCCGCGGCCAGCAGGGGCAGATAGACGCCGCCCGCGCTTACCGGGAAATGCTTGGCGAAACCTCGGAAATCGGCCAGTCCCATTTCGAATGTGAAAAAGTACAGGACCCCTACTCGCTGCGCTGCCAGCCCCAGGTAATGGGCGCCTGCCTGACACAAATCCGCCAGGCCGCCGAGGTATTGCATGTGGAAGCCAACGGCGTAACCGATAACCCGCTGGTATTTGCCAATGAAGGGGACTTTATCTCTGCCGGTAACTTCCATGCCGAGCCGGTAGCCATGGCCGCCGATAACCTGGCGCTGGCCATTGCCGAAATCGGCTCTTTGTCCGAACGGCGCATGGCCCTGTTGATCGATGCCAACCTGAGCAAGTTACCACCGTTTTTGGTGGAAAACGGCGGCGTCAATTCCGGCTTTATGATCGCCCAGGTAACCTCAGCGGCACTGGCTTCGGAAAACAAGACTTTGGCCCACCCGGCCTCGGTTGACAGCCTGCCCACTTCCGCCAACCAGGAAGATCATGTTTCCATGGCAGCCTTTGCCGGCCGCCGCCTTGTGGACATGGCGGAAAATACCAATGGCGTACTGGCGGTAGAATTGCTGGCGGCGGCACAAGGCCTGGACTTCAGGGCGCCGCTGAAAGGCTCGGCCAAGGTAGAGCATGCCAAATCCCTGCTGCGCACCCATGTCGCTTATTACGATAAGGATCGCTATTTTGCCCCGGATATCGTCGAAGCCTCGGGTATTATCGGCGACGGCCAGTTCAACAACCTGATGCCGGAAAACTTATTACCGAGTTTTTAA
- a CDS encoding helix-turn-helix domain-containing protein, with the protein MQQRPANLSPERIKYLRHDNDWSQELLAKASGLSLRTIQRAEKEGNSSQETQLAMRRR; encoded by the coding sequence TTGCAACAACGTCCTGCTAACTTATCCCCCGAGCGCATTAAGTACCTGCGTCACGACAACGACTGGTCACAGGAACTCCTGGCCAAAGCATCCGGCCTGAGCCTGCGTACCATCCAGCGCGCAGAAAAAGAAGGCAACAGCTCACAGGAGACCCAGTTAGCCATGCGACGGCGTTGA
- a CDS encoding NfeD family protein: protein MELILSFEAWLILALVLACAEFVVPGGILFNLGLASLIVALGVKFQLLDTWPLTLTAWFIIASVLLFVMYFVTERFFSDDKRIDNTDEDLDSYGKEVTVIEKIGPGTHPGRVEFQGTTWKALSDGSEIAAGSRVTVVCKDNISLIVEPIK, encoded by the coding sequence ATGGAGTTGATACTTTCATTTGAAGCCTGGCTGATACTGGCCCTGGTACTCGCCTGTGCCGAATTTGTGGTGCCGGGCGGTATCCTGTTCAACTTAGGGCTGGCCTCATTAATCGTCGCGCTCGGGGTTAAATTTCAATTACTCGACACCTGGCCGCTGACCCTGACCGCCTGGTTTATTATCGCTTCCGTGCTGCTGTTTGTGATGTATTTTGTCACCGAACGTTTTTTCAGTGACGATAAGCGCATAGACAACACAGACGAAGACCTTGACAGTTACGGCAAGGAAGTCACAGTGATCGAAAAAATCGGCCCCGGCACCCATCCCGGACGGGTCGAGTTTCAGGGCACCACCTGGAAAGCCTTAAGCGACGGTTCGGAAATCGCCGCCGGCAGCCGGGTCACAGTGGTTTGCAAAGACAATATTTCACTGATCGTCGAGCCCATCAAGTAG
- a CDS encoding SPFH domain-containing protein, with translation MLASFTFIFLGLLFILLKLVLIVPMREVCVIERLGKFRAVLQPGLHFLIPFIDRVAYRHEIREQVLDIPAQSCISRDNIQIDVDGLVYIQVMDGAKASYGIEDYRRASINLAQTTMRSEIGKLKLSQTFSERDTLNETIVREIDKASDPWGIKVLRYEVRNITPSENVIHTLEKQMEAERQKRAEITLAQAEKESTINLSEGERQEAINLSEGDKQKQINEANGRAKEIAILAEATAQGINMIAAAAEQPGGNQAIKMRLMEQFIQQAGAILNSADVSVVPAELAKVEGFFAGVGEVTNTMQGGKKWI, from the coding sequence ATGTTAGCAAGCTTTACCTTTATTTTTCTCGGCCTGCTTTTTATCCTGCTGAAATTAGTGCTGATCGTACCCATGCGCGAAGTATGCGTAATCGAACGTTTAGGCAAATTTCGCGCGGTATTGCAGCCGGGATTACACTTTCTTATTCCCTTTATCGACCGGGTCGCCTACCGCCATGAGATCCGCGAGCAGGTCCTGGATATCCCGGCACAAAGCTGTATCTCCCGGGATAATATCCAGATAGATGTCGACGGCCTGGTCTATATCCAGGTGATGGACGGCGCCAAGGCCAGTTACGGCATCGAAGACTACCGCCGGGCCAGCATCAACCTGGCGCAAACCACCATGCGCTCGGAAATAGGTAAGCTGAAACTAAGCCAGACCTTCTCCGAGCGGGATACCCTAAATGAAACCATAGTACGGGAAATCGATAAGGCTTCTGATCCCTGGGGCATCAAGGTGTTAAGATACGAAGTGAGAAATATTACCCCGTCGGAAAATGTTATCCATACCCTGGAAAAACAGATGGAAGCCGAACGGCAAAAACGTGCGGAAATCACCCTGGCGCAGGCGGAGAAAGAATCCACCATCAACCTCTCCGAGGGAGAGCGTCAGGAGGCCATCAACCTGTCGGAAGGAGATAAGCAAAAACAAATCAACGAGGCCAACGGCCGGGCAAAAGAAATCGCCATACTGGCGGAAGCCACCGCTCAGGGCATCAATATGATAGCCGCCGCGGCAGAACAGCCGGGAGGCAATCAGGCGATAAAAATGCGCCTGATGGAACAGTTTATCCAGCAGGCCGGGGCTATCCTCAACAGCGCCGATGTGTCTGTGGTACCGGCCGAGCTGGCCAAAGTAGAAGGCTTTTTCGCCGGCGTCGGTGAAGTCACCAATACCATGCAGGGGGGCAAAAAATGGATCTGA
- a CDS encoding SPFH domain-containing protein, protein MDLNNINNMELIILAVWGALFLYLAIKFFQAICLVPTQSAYIVERLGKYRCTLEAGFHLLLPFVDRVAFIQDLKEETIDVPPQECFSKDEVNVEVDGVIYIQVVDAVKASYGITDYRFAAMQLAQTTTRSVIGTLDLDRTFEERDIISAKVVDVLDKAGESWGIRVHRYEIKNITPPLTVKNAMELQVNAERERKAILAKSLGDKASRINRSEGLKTEMINISEGEMQRRINSAEGKAEEILAIAHATGDSIAKVADAISQPGGKQALEMQLSEQYLQQMKGLSQESRKVILPANLLDFNQWLGTLGIKPRD, encoded by the coding sequence ATGGATCTGAATAATATCAACAACATGGAGCTGATTATTTTAGCTGTCTGGGGCGCGCTGTTTTTATACCTGGCGATTAAATTCTTCCAGGCCATTTGCCTGGTGCCGACCCAGTCCGCCTACATAGTCGAGCGCCTGGGCAAATACCGCTGCACCCTGGAGGCGGGTTTTCATCTCTTGCTGCCCTTTGTCGACCGGGTCGCCTTTATCCAGGATTTAAAGGAAGAAACCATAGACGTGCCGCCGCAGGAATGTTTTTCCAAAGACGAAGTCAATGTCGAGGTCGACGGCGTCATTTACATCCAGGTAGTGGATGCGGTTAAAGCCAGCTACGGCATCACCGACTACCGCTTTGCGGCGATGCAGCTGGCGCAAACCACCACTAGGTCAGTGATCGGCACCCTGGATCTTGACCGCACCTTTGAAGAGCGGGACATTATCAGCGCCAAAGTGGTGGATGTACTGGACAAGGCCGGTGAAAGCTGGGGCATCCGGGTACACAGGTACGAGATCAAAAACATCACTCCGCCGCTGACGGTTAAAAATGCCATGGAATTGCAGGTCAATGCCGAGCGCGAACGTAAGGCGATACTGGCAAAAAGCCTGGGGGACAAGGCCAGCCGCATCAACCGCTCCGAGGGTTTAAAAACGGAAATGATCAATATTTCCGAGGGGGAAATGCAAAGGCGCATCAACTCCGCCGAAGGTAAAGCCGAAGAAATCCTGGCGATTGCCCACGCCACCGGAGATTCCATCGCCAAGGTCGCCGATGCCATCAGCCAGCCGGGGGGCAAACAGGCGCTGGAAATGCAGCTTAGCGAACAGTACCTGCAGCAAATGAAAGGCTTAAGCCAGGAAAGCCGTAAAGTGATCCTGCCCGCCAACTTACTGGACTTTAACCAGTGGCTGGGCACCTTAGGGATAAAACCCCGGGATTAG
- a CDS encoding NAD(P)-binding domain-containing protein, with protein sequence MSDTVGDNAKNSVGIIGCGWLGRALAGQLIKKNIPVMATTTREEKAAELNQAGINTQVLQLPGEPELLSGHAVFSCRQLVVCITPQLKKGRVDYPEKIARLAAAAEANKVEKIILISTSSVYNGLEGEVCEDAELDISAEKVAILARAEQSVLDFHGLSAVLRLTGLIGPNRHPGRFLAGKKDLANPDAVVNLIHQADALGLIMCLLEQSGAQGIYNGVAGTRMTRQHFYQQAAAALALPEPVFNEADRGITGKQINGDKTRQVLSYDYQYDDLVLWMKNNEN encoded by the coding sequence TTGTCAGATACAGTTGGTGATAATGCGAAAAACAGTGTCGGGATAATAGGTTGCGGCTGGCTGGGCAGAGCCCTGGCCGGGCAGCTGATTAAAAAAAATATCCCTGTGATGGCAACCACTACCCGGGAGGAAAAAGCCGCCGAGCTTAACCAGGCAGGCATCAACACCCAAGTGCTGCAGCTGCCCGGGGAGCCTGAGTTGCTTAGCGGCCATGCGGTTTTTTCCTGCCGGCAACTGGTGGTTTGCATTACGCCGCAGCTGAAAAAGGGCCGGGTGGATTACCCGGAAAAAATCGCCCGGCTGGCGGCGGCGGCAGAAGCAAATAAGGTCGAAAAGATTATTCTGATCAGCACCAGTTCGGTATATAACGGCCTTGAAGGGGAAGTTTGTGAAGATGCCGAGCTTGATATCAGTGCGGAAAAAGTGGCGATTCTGGCTCGGGCCGAGCAAAGCGTGCTTGATTTTCACGGCTTATCCGCGGTGCTCCGCCTGACCGGCTTGATTGGCCCGAACAGGCATCCCGGACGTTTTCTTGCCGGTAAAAAAGATCTCGCCAATCCGGATGCGGTGGTGAACCTGATCCACCAGGCGGATGCCCTGGGGCTGATTATGTGCCTGTTGGAGCAAAGCGGGGCGCAGGGAATTTATAATGGGGTCGCCGGAACCCGGATGACCCGGCAGCATTTTTATCAACAGGCGGCTGCGGCTTTAGCCCTGCCTGAACCGGTTTTTAATGAGGCTGACAGGGGGATAACGGGCAAGCAAATAAACGGGGATAAAACCCGGCAGGTGTTGTCTTATGATTATCAATATGATGATTTAGTGTTGTGGATGAAGAATAATGAAAATTAA
- a CDS encoding nuclear transport factor 2 family protein: MKILFLLVALLTSAFSYGNQEVARVLDDFHRAAARADMQTYLGLMTKDAVFLGTDAGERWDKQAFSEFVEPYFSQGKGWLYRPQERHITQSGKNMAFFDELLSNESYGVCRGSGVLVKTAAGWKIAQYNLSIPLPNAIAKQVVKQIKALPQAKG; encoded by the coding sequence ATGAAAATTTTATTTCTGCTGGTTGCTTTGCTTACATCCGCTTTCAGTTATGGCAATCAGGAGGTTGCCCGGGTATTGGATGATTTTCACCGGGCGGCTGCACGGGCCGATATGCAAACCTACCTGGGGTTAATGACAAAAGATGCGGTTTTTCTGGGTACGGATGCCGGCGAGCGCTGGGACAAGCAGGCCTTTAGTGAGTTTGTAGAGCCTTATTTCAGCCAGGGAAAAGGCTGGTTATATCGGCCGCAAGAGCGGCATATTACCCAAAGCGGCAAGAATATGGCTTTTTTTGATGAACTGCTCAGCAATGAAAGCTACGGCGTATGCCGGGGCAGCGGCGTCCTGGTAAAAACCGCGGCAGGCTGGAAGATTGCTCAGTATAACTTATCGATTCCTTTGCCCAATGCCATTGCCAAGCAGGTTGTTAAGCAGATCAAGGCCTTACCGCAAGCAAAAGGTTAA
- a CDS encoding bifunctional GNAT family N-acetyltransferase/hotdog fold thioesterase — protein sequence MNACIAPQSPKQLQAYYLLRWQMLRKPWQQEQGSEKDEFEQQAIHRMCLDENDQVVAVGRLHKTGQFSAEIRFMAVAGGQQGKGLGKQIIASLEAEARKLGVTEISLNARENALAFYSRLGYQNLGFSHVLFGTIRHDKMVKSLEVDSRHKLALAQELQTTWHQTIPMSRAMDIRVCFYDGREMITHCDPAFNKNLHHTMFAGSIYTLATLTGWGYVYMQLREQGLEGDIVLAEGNIRYLAPIKGPAYAKASTEHASGEVSPLTRGKRARFQIEVVVACGDKAAASFTGHYVVLPKSA from the coding sequence ATGAATGCGTGTATAGCACCACAAAGCCCGAAGCAGTTGCAGGCTTATTACCTTTTACGCTGGCAAATGTTGAGAAAACCCTGGCAGCAGGAACAGGGCAGTGAAAAAGATGAATTTGAGCAGCAGGCCATTCACCGCATGTGCCTTGATGAAAATGACCAAGTGGTTGCCGTAGGCCGGCTGCATAAAACCGGGCAGTTTAGCGCAGAAATCCGTTTTATGGCGGTGGCAGGGGGCCAGCAGGGAAAAGGGCTGGGAAAACAAATCATAGCGTCGCTGGAAGCGGAAGCACGCAAGCTGGGAGTCACGGAAATAAGCTTGAATGCCAGGGAAAATGCCCTTGCCTTTTACAGCCGCCTGGGGTATCAAAACCTGGGCTTTTCTCACGTGTTGTTCGGGACTATCCGGCATGACAAGATGGTCAAAAGCCTGGAGGTAGACAGCCGCCATAAACTCGCTTTAGCGCAGGAATTGCAAACTACCTGGCATCAAACAATCCCCATGAGCCGGGCCATGGATATCCGGGTGTGCTTTTATGACGGCCGGGAAATGATCACCCACTGCGATCCCGCCTTTAACAAGAATTTGCACCATACCATGTTCGCCGGCAGCATCTATACCCTGGCAACCTTAACGGGGTGGGGATATGTCTATATGCAGCTTCGCGAGCAGGGGCTGGAAGGGGATATAGTACTGGCGGAAGGCAATATCCGCTATCTGGCGCCGATAAAAGGCCCTGCATATGCGAAAGCCTCGACGGAACATGCGTCCGGGGAAGTCTCGCCTTTAACCCGGGGGAAACGCGCCCGTTTCCAGATTGAAGTCGTGGTTGCCTGCGGCGATAAAGCCGCCGCCAGCTTTACCGGCCATTATGTGGTCCTGCCTAAGTCGGCATAA
- the dtd gene encoding D-aminoacyl-tRNA deacylase encodes MIALLQRVSEASVSVENKIVGEINQGLLVLLAIEPGDDEAKAKRLAQRVAGYRIFEDDQGKMNLNVEQVNGDILVVSQFTLAADTSRGMRPSFTSAAAPELSESLYQYFCGQLRELGFAVPTGVFGADMKVSLVNDGPVTINLNI; translated from the coding sequence ATGATTGCCTTATTGCAAAGAGTCAGTGAAGCCAGTGTTAGTGTAGAAAATAAAATTGTCGGCGAAATCAACCAGGGGTTACTGGTGCTGCTTGCCATTGAACCCGGAGATGATGAAGCCAAAGCCAAACGTCTGGCACAACGGGTGGCCGGTTACCGGATTTTTGAAGACGACCAGGGCAAGATGAACCTGAATGTGGAGCAGGTTAACGGTGACATTCTAGTGGTTTCCCAGTTTACCCTGGCCGCGGATACCAGCCGGGGCATGCGTCCGAGTTTTACCTCCGCCGCAGCACCTGAGCTGAGTGAAAGCCTCTACCAATACTTTTGCGGTCAGTTAAGAGAATTAGGTTTTGCGGTACCTACAGGTGTTTTTGGTGCCGATATGAAAGTTTCGCTGGTTAATGACGGACCCGTGACCATTAACTTGAATATCTGA
- the pip gene encoding prolyl aminopeptidase — MSRTLYPKIAVTFQQWLDVGDGHQIYLEQSGNEKGIPVVYLHGGPGGGSSENHRRYFDPQKYRIILFDQRGCGRSKPSPSIKNNTLDHLIKDIETIREHLGIQQWLVTGGSWGTTLALAYGIRYPKQVLGFILRGIFLASAAECDWLYKPDGAACFYPEYYREFAGHLGGKYNSDVLGGYYQLLSSENEVAVIAASKAWYLWELRLSTIEHAHIGMAQVEDTHQALCMALLSSFYFTRQCFMEENYILDNIGQIQDIPAILLHGRYDMVCQLHIADHLCRQWRNAKLQILPCAGHSGFETQTIDAFCKATDTMANFLKEKES, encoded by the coding sequence ATGTCGCGCACCTTATATCCAAAAATAGCTGTGACTTTTCAGCAATGGCTTGATGTCGGAGACGGGCATCAGATCTATCTAGAGCAATCGGGGAATGAAAAAGGCATTCCCGTGGTTTATCTTCACGGTGGTCCGGGCGGGGGCTCCAGTGAAAATCACAGGCGGTATTTTGATCCGCAAAAATACCGTATTATCCTGTTCGACCAGCGCGGTTGCGGGCGTTCCAAACCTTCCCCCAGTATAAAAAACAATACCCTGGATCACCTGATTAAAGATATTGAAACTATCCGGGAGCACCTGGGCATTCAGCAGTGGCTGGTGACGGGAGGCTCCTGGGGGACAACTCTGGCATTGGCCTACGGGATCCGTTATCCCAAGCAGGTGCTGGGCTTTATTCTTCGCGGGATTTTCCTGGCATCGGCGGCAGAATGTGACTGGCTGTATAAACCTGACGGCGCCGCCTGTTTTTACCCCGAATATTACCGGGAATTTGCCGGGCACCTCGGCGGTAAATATAACTCGGATGTGCTTGGCGGCTATTACCAGTTGTTATCGTCGGAAAATGAAGTGGCGGTTATTGCCGCCAGTAAAGCCTGGTACCTGTGGGAACTGCGCCTGTCCACGATAGAGCATGCTCATATAGGTATGGCCCAGGTGGAAGATACCCATCAGGCATTATGTATGGCGCTGCTTTCCAGCTTTTATTTCACCCGCCAATGCTTCATGGAAGAGAATTATATTCTCGATAATATCGGCCAAATCCAGGACATTCCGGCGATCTTACTTCATGGCCGCTATGACATGGTGTGCCAGCTGCATATCGCCGATCATCTTTGCCGGCAGTGGCGCAATGCCAAACTGCAAATACTCCCCTGTGCCGGACATAGCGGATTTGAAACACAAACTATTGATGCTTTTTGCAAAGCCACCGATACTATGGCAAATTTTTTAAAAGAAAAAGAGTCATGA
- a CDS encoding virulence factor BrkB family protein, producing MIKNFNHNYYRPYQKTLVAFIAYLLKRLQQEHIHVVAGYLAYVTLMSLVPLMVVMLSVMTAFPIFADIRQIIEEFVYSNFVPTAGDVVQHHISGFVANASKMSAVAITFLFLFALLLISAIDKSLNKIWRVTEKRRVITSFSMYWMVLTLGPVLVGSSIAATSYIVSLVSIGDYDIFGLTNIFLRSLPLLASIAAFVILYMVVPNKIIPFKYALSGATVAALLFELAKKGFAFYVTQLPSYQAIYGALASIPILFLWVYLSWLVVLIGALFTVSLQAFFEPKKQAETQTKVPAIEVEPVQPAQLSGASVKPEHKPEKSLLSQEHES from the coding sequence ATTATTAAAAATTTCAATCACAACTACTACCGGCCTTATCAAAAGACACTGGTCGCCTTTATCGCTTATTTGCTTAAGCGCCTGCAGCAGGAGCATATTCATGTAGTGGCGGGTTATCTTGCCTATGTTACCCTGATGTCTCTGGTGCCGTTAATGGTGGTGATGTTGTCGGTGATGACGGCATTTCCTATCTTTGCCGATATCCGGCAGATCATCGAAGAGTTTGTTTACAGCAATTTTGTGCCCACCGCGGGAGATGTCGTACAGCACCATATTTCCGGTTTTGTTGCCAATGCCTCCAAGATGTCCGCGGTCGCCATTACTTTTTTATTCCTGTTTGCCCTGCTGCTGATTTCCGCCATAGATAAAAGTTTAAATAAAATCTGGCGGGTGACGGAAAAGAGACGGGTGATCACCTCGTTTTCCATGTACTGGATGGTATTAACCTTAGGCCCGGTATTGGTGGGCAGCAGTATTGCGGCAACTTCCTATATAGTTTCCCTGGTCTCTATCGGCGATTATGATATTTTCGGGCTAACCAATATTTTTCTGCGCTCCCTGCCTTTACTGGCCTCTATTGCGGCGTTTGTGATCCTTTACATGGTGGTGCCCAATAAGATTATTCCTTTTAAATATGCTCTGTCCGGCGCTACTGTTGCGGCATTATTGTTTGAACTGGCGAAAAAAGGCTTTGCTTTTTACGTGACCCAGTTACCGTCTTATCAGGCCATTTACGGGGCGCTGGCCAGTATCCCTATTTTATTTCTGTGGGTATATTTGTCCTGGTTGGTGGTATTGATCGGTGCCTTGTTTACGGTATCGCTGCAGGCTTTTTTCGAGCCTAAAAAGCAAGCTGAGACGCAAACGAAAGTGCCGGCAATAGAAGTGGAACCAGTCCAGCCGGCACAGTTATCCGGGGCGTCGGTTAAACCAGAACATAAGCCGGAAAAATCTTTGCTGTCGCAAGAACACGAATCGTGA
- the typA gene encoding translational GTPase TypA gives MRPNYPYEQKSVLDKLRNIAIIAHVDHGKTTLVDKLLEQSGTLDSRTEHDERVMDSNDIEKERGITILAKNTAINWNDYRVNIVDTPGHADFGGEVERVMSMVDSVLLIVDAQEGPMPQTRFVTQKAFAQGLKPIVVINKIDKPGARPEWVMDQVFDLFDNLGATDEQLDFKVVYASAINGWASHEEGVEGSDMTPLFETIVSEVPSPDADIEGPFQMQISQLDYSSYLGVIGVGRIMRGSVKPNQQVTVEGANGKLHNGKVGKVFGYLGLERHETEEAKAGDIIAITGLGELKISDTICCPNEVEALPALSVDEPTVNMTFQVNTSPFAGQEGKYVTSRNIKDRLEKELVHNVALRVEQLDDPDKFKVSGRGELHLGILIENMRREGYELAVSRPEVIMREIDGELQEPYETVTIDVEEEHQGSVMEKMGVRKAELTDMAPDGKGRIRMDFIMPSRGLIGFQTEFMTLTSGSGLIYHTFYEYGPHKGGEIGQRVNGVMIANATGKALTNALFNLQSRGRMMIGHGVEIYEGQIIGIHSRDNDLTVNALKGKQLTNVRSSGADEAQILTPPILMSLEQALEFIDNDELVEVTPENIRIRKKFLKESDRKRESRTPK, from the coding sequence ATGCGCCCAAATTATCCCTATGAGCAAAAATCAGTGTTAGATAAATTACGCAATATAGCCATCATTGCCCACGTTGACCACGGTAAAACCACCTTAGTCGACAAGCTACTCGAACAGTCGGGTACTTTAGATTCACGTACCGAGCATGACGAACGTGTGATGGATTCTAACGATATCGAAAAAGAACGCGGTATCACCATCTTAGCCAAGAACACGGCGATTAACTGGAACGACTACCGTGTGAATATCGTTGACACCCCGGGTCACGCCGACTTCGGTGGTGAAGTAGAGCGTGTAATGTCCATGGTGGACTCGGTGTTGCTGATTGTTGATGCTCAGGAAGGCCCTATGCCGCAAACCCGCTTTGTTACCCAAAAGGCGTTCGCCCAGGGGTTAAAGCCTATCGTTGTTATCAATAAAATCGATAAGCCGGGTGCACGCCCTGAGTGGGTTATGGACCAGGTCTTTGACCTGTTTGATAACCTGGGTGCTACCGATGAACAACTGGACTTTAAAGTTGTTTATGCTTCGGCCATAAACGGTTGGGCCTCCCATGAAGAAGGTGTTGAAGGCAGCGACATGACGCCGCTATTCGAAACTATCGTTTCAGAAGTGCCGTCCCCGGATGCTGATATCGAGGGGCCTTTCCAGATGCAGATTTCGCAGCTGGATTACAGCTCTTATCTGGGCGTTATCGGTGTCGGCCGTATTATGCGCGGTAGCGTCAAGCCGAACCAGCAAGTTACGGTTGAAGGAGCAAACGGTAAGCTGCATAACGGTAAAGTGGGTAAAGTTTTCGGCTATTTAGGGCTGGAGCGCCATGAAACCGAAGAAGCCAAAGCCGGCGACATTATTGCCATTACCGGTTTGGGTGAGTTAAAGATCTCAGACACCATTTGCTGTCCGAATGAAGTAGAAGCCTTGCCGGCCTTATCGGTTGATGAGCCTACCGTGAACATGACCTTCCAGGTCAATACCTCGCCGTTTGCCGGTCAGGAAGGTAAGTATGTTACTTCCCGTAATATTAAGGATCGTCTTGAAAAAGAATTGGTGCATAATGTTGCCCTGCGCGTTGAACAACTCGACGACCCTGATAAATTTAAAGTTTCCGGTCGGGGTGAATTACACCTGGGAATCCTGATTGAAAACATGCGCCGTGAAGGTTATGAATTAGCCGTTTCCCGTCCTGAAGTTATCATGAGGGAAATTGACGGTGAGCTGCAGGAACCGTATGAAACCGTGACTATTGATGTTGAAGAAGAGCATCAGGGATCTGTTATGGAGAAAATGGGGGTCCGTAAAGCGGAATTGACCGATATGGCTCCTGACGGTAAAGGCCGTATCCGTATGGACTTTATTATGCCAAGCCGTGGCTTGATTGGTTTCCAGACAGAATTTATGACCTTAACCTCAGGTAGCGGTTTGATTTATCATACTTTTTATGAATATGGTCCCCATAAAGGCGGTGAGATCGGCCAGCGGGTCAATGGTGTGATGATCGCCAATGCCACAGGTAAGGCATTAACCAATGCCTTGTTTAACCTGCAGAGCCGCGGCCGTATGATGATAGGCCATGGTGTAGAGATCTACGAAGGTCAGATTATCGGTATCCATAGCCGGGATAACGATTTAACGGTAAATGCCCTTAAAGGTAAGCAGTTAACCAATGTACGCTCTTCCGGTGCCGATGAAGCGCAAATTTTGACGCCGCCTATCCTGATGTCGCTTGAGCAGGCATTGGAATTTATTGATAACGACGAACTGGTTGAGGTTACGCCTGAAAATATCCGTATACGTAAGAAGTTCTTGAAAGAGAGTGACCGTAAACGCGAAAGCCGTACGCCTAAATAA